The following is a genomic window from Sporosarcina jeotgali.
CTGGTTTTGATAGGCAAGGGCAGCTGCGCCTAAAGTTTTAGCAGCGGAACTCATTGCGGATTCGTCAAAGTCGAATCGCGGGTGGTGATGAGGAAACGGATGTTCAGGCTGTGCACCAGTGAAGAAGAACGTGCCTGGGACGTGTTCCAAATAGTAAGCGAAATCTTCTCCGCCCATTTGAGGAATCGTTTCGATTACTTCTTTTACACCTGGAACATCTTGTGCAACGTCACGTAAAAATGCTGTCTCTTTTTCGTGATTTACGACAGCTGGATATCCCCGCGTGTAGGTTACGTCGATTTCACAGTTGTTCATCAGTGCTGTCCCTTCAGCAATTCGATGGATTTCAGATTCCATGAGATCACGGATTTCAGGAGAGAATGTGCGCACAGTTCCTTTGAGTTCGGCCTTATCCGCAATAATGTTGAATGCGTTGTCGGCCACAAATGAGCCGATGGATAATACAGCAGATTCAATCGGGTCCACACGACGTGAGACGAGTTGCTGGAAATTGGTCACGAGTTGAGATGCAATTACAATAGCATCTTTTGTTTGGTGAGGAGAAGCACCGTGGCCCCCGGCACCTTGAACTGTAATTTCGATACGATCTGCAGCGGCCATAATCGGACCGCTCACGTATTGAATAGTGTTTGGTTCCATCATCGACCATAAATGAGTACCGAAAATAACATCCACACCGTCCAAGCAGCCATCTTCAATCATTGAAATAGCACCGCCTGGAGCGTATTCTTCAGCGTGCTGGTGAATGAATACGTACGTTCCAGAAAGTTCATCTTTCAGCTCATTCATTGCTTTAGCAAGGTGCAGCAGGGTGGACGTATGTCCGTCGTGACCGCATGCGTGCATGACACCAGGAACGGTGGATTTATAAGGGACATCTTTTTGGTCTTGGATCGGCAATGCATCAAAGTCAGCGCGGAGCGCAACTGTTTTACCAGGTTTTCCGCCTTCGATACGTGCGACAACTCCATTTCCGCCAACATTGCTTCGGAACTCTACCCCTAACTTCGTGTAGAAATCTTGGATATATTGTGCAGTATTCTTTTCGTGGAATGACACTTCTGGATGCTGGTGCAAATAGCGTCGAACGCTAACCATGTCATCAAAAGAGTTGTCGAGCAGCGCGTAAAGTTTTTCGTTCATAAAGACAGCTCCTTTTTTGAATATGGTATCCAGTATATCAGTGTGTTTTTAAACTCGCAATTGTTTGATAACAAAAAAAGAGGCGCATGGCCTCTTTTAAGGAATCGATTTTAATCTTGATCAGGATCAGGAGTATGAAGGGAACTGAATAATGTAAGATAAGGTGCACTTGCGAAAATATGAAATGCCGGTCCCTCAACGATATCATTCTGCGTAGAATCGTAAGCTGCTTTAAAGGCCGGATCATGCTTATACGTATCGAATGCTTTGCTGTCCTCCCACTCTGTCAAAAGGATATAGGTATCCGAACCGATAGGGCGCAGCAAGCGAAAAGCAATAAATCCTGGAGTGCTTTCCATCGCCGGATGCTCTCTTTTGAAACGTTCTTCAAAAATAGGCTTGCCTTCATCCGAAATGGCAATGTTGTTCAAAGCGAAATATCCATGTTCTTGAAGCTGCCCCACTTCTGAAACAACCTCGTATCGATGAGGGGTCTGAAAGACTGTTTTGCCTTCAGTTTCATGCAGCAATTGAGAGCCCCCGCTGCCGTGCATTAAAATCATCTTCTCGCTAGCATATTTCTCTTTAATTTTCTCCATGAATTCTGGAGTCCCACGTGTAATGAATACATTTTTCATAATTAGTATCCTCCTTGGCTGATCTATTCAATGTCATCTCTTACATAGTTATTTCCCCCGAATCCACCTCCTAAAACAACCCGTGTCAAAACAATGACCAAATGTGGCACAAATTTATGACAATAGGTGTATATTGCTATACATCCCAACAGTTTACGTCTATATTGAAAACGATAAGCTACACGAAATATGTAGAATTAAGTTCGGTAAAAAAGAATGGGGGATTTTGTTCATGGCTATAGTAAATGATACACTTCTTCGAGCGGCTCGTGGAGAACACATTGATCACACACCGGTTTGGTACATGCGTCAGGCAGGAAGGTCGCAGCCTGAGTACCGCAAAATTAAAGAAAAGTATTCACTTGAAGAAATTACACATCAGCCGGAATTGTGTGCCTATGTGACAAAGCTGCCTGTTGACCAATACGGAGTAGACGCTGCAATTTTATATAAGGACATTGTCACACCTCTTCCAGGAATGGGCGTAGACGTTCAAATCAAAGCTGGCATAGGTCCAGTCATTTCGAATCCAATCAAAACGGTTGCAGATATCGAAAAATTGACAGCGATGCATCCGGAAGATGATATTCCATTCGTGCTTGAAACAATTCGAATTTTGACACAAGAACAGCTGGATGTACCTTTGATCGGTTTTGCAGGGGCACCATTCACACTTGCAAGCTATATGATCGAGGGCGGTCCTTCGAAAAACTATGCACGGACAAAAGCACTTATGGTTTCTGAACCGCAAGCTTGGTTTATGCTAATGGACAAACTTGCAGACACGATGATTGCTTATGTTACTGCACAAGTGAAAGCGGGCGCATCTGCGATTCAACTGTTCGACTCGTGGGTAGGTGCATTGAACGTATCGGATTACCGTATTTTCATCAAACCTGTCATGGAACGTATTTTCACAGAACTCCGCAAATTGAATGTGCCTTTGATTACGTTTGGGGTAGGTGCGAGTCACCTGGCAAACGAATGGCATGATCTTCCTGTAGATGTAGTCGGTCTGGATTGGAGACTTTCTATTGAAGAAGCAGGGCAGCGCGGATTAACAAAGCCGCTCCAAGGGAATCTTGATCCTACATTGCTGCTCGCGGATTGGTCCGTCATTGAAGAGCGTGCAAAAGTGATAATTGAACAAGGGGTTGCACACGGCAGCCACATCTTTAACTTAGGACATGGGGTATTCCCGGAAATCGAACCTGCCAAGCTGAAGAAACTGACAGAACTCATCCACACATACAGCGCGGAACTCCGCGCAACTAAAAACTAATCTTGAGGTGAACAATATGGGAAAACGCACAATGGGACTTTTAGTAATGGCTTACGGAACACCTTACAAAGAAGAGGATATCGAGCCGTATTACACACATATCCGCCGCGGACGTAAACCTGCACCGGAACAACTAGAAGATTTGAAAAACCGTTATGAAGCAATTGGCGGTATATCACCGCTTGCACATATTACAGATGGTCAGGCACAAGCACTTTGTGATGCATTGAACCAATCACAAGATGAGATTGAGTTCAAGCTCTACATTGGTTTAAAGCACATTACACCATTCATCGAAGATGCAGTAGAACAGATGGATAAGGACGGAATCAAAGAAGCAGTGACTGTTGTGCTTGCTCCTCACTATTCAACGTTCTCAGTGAAATCATACAATACACGTGCGAAAGAAGAAGCGGACAAATACGGAATTTCCATCACTTCTGTTGAAAGCTGGTACAAGCAGCCGAAATTCTTGAAGTATTGGGAAGAAAAGATTCGTGAAACCTTCGACGGTATGAGCGATGCAGAACGCGAGAAGTCAGTTCTGGTAGTATCCGCTCACTCCCTTCCGCAAAAAATCCGTGAAGCAGGCGATCCATATCCGGATCAGCTTGAAGAAACGGCTAAACTTCTTGCAGAAGCAGCTGACGTGAAGGAATACGCGGTTGGCTGGCAAAGTGAAGGACAGACTGGCGAGCCTTGGCTTGGACCTGATGTACAAGATTTAACACGCGAACTCAACGAGAAAAAAGGGTATACATCATTTGTCTATACGCCGGTAGGATTCGTTTCGGATCACCTTGAAGTACTTTTTGACAATGACTACGAATGTAAAGTGGTTTGCGACGAGATCGGCGCTGCCTATCACCGTCCTGCAATGCCGAATACAGATCCGCTCTTTATCGGCGCAGTTGCGGACGCAGTAATGGAGAAAGTAAACAAGTAAGCAGTGAAAAGGACGTGTGAAGGAAATGGACGAACAGCGTAAAAAGATTGTCATTGCGGGGGGCGGCATCACGGGTCTTTCTGCTGCATTTTACATGCAGAAACAAATCCGTGAGCAGAATCTTCCCATCGATGTTATTCTCGTGGAAGCAACCAACCGGCTGGGTGGTAAGATCCAGACTGTCCGACGCAACGGCTATATTATAGAACGCGGTCCAGATTCCTTTTTGATAAGAAAGAAAAGTATGGACCGTCTTGCACAAGAGCTCGGCCTCGCTGATCAGCTCGTGAAAAATGCAACGGGACAGTCATATGTACTGCTGAATGATGAATTACATCCGATTCCGGGCGGATCGATTATGGGCGTTCCGACAGAAATCGGACCTTTCCTGAAAAGTAATTTGTTTTCGCTAACGGGTAAACTTCGTGCGGCAGGAGACTTTTTCTTACCGCGCTCCGATATTAAAGGCGATCAGTCACTAGGAGCCTTTTTCCGCCGCCGTTTCGGAAATGAAGTCGTAAATAACTTAATCGAACCATTGCTCTCAGGAGTCTATGCAGGTGATATTGA
Proteins encoded in this region:
- a CDS encoding M20 metallopeptidase family protein, with amino-acid sequence MNEKLYALLDNSFDDMVSVRRYLHQHPEVSFHEKNTAQYIQDFYTKLGVEFRSNVGGNGVVARIEGGKPGKTVALRADFDALPIQDQKDVPYKSTVPGVMHACGHDGHTSTLLHLAKAMNELKDELSGTYVFIHQHAEEYAPGGAISMIEDGCLDGVDVIFGTHLWSMMEPNTIQYVSGPIMAAADRIEITVQGAGGHGASPHQTKDAIVIASQLVTNFQQLVSRRVDPIESAVLSIGSFVADNAFNIIADKAELKGTVRTFSPEIRDLMESEIHRIAEGTALMNNCEIDVTYTRGYPAVVNHEKETAFLRDVAQDVPGVKEVIETIPQMGGEDFAYYLEHVPGTFFFTGAQPEHPFPHHHPRFDFDESAMSSAAKTLGAAALAYQNQ
- a CDS encoding antibiotic biosynthesis monooxygenase family protein, whose product is MKNVFITRGTPEFMEKIKEKYASEKMILMHGSGGSQLLHETEGKTVFQTPHRYEVVSEVGQLQEHGYFALNNIAISDEGKPIFEERFKREHPAMESTPGFIAFRLLRPIGSDTYILLTEWEDSKAFDTYKHDPAFKAAYDSTQNDIVEGPAFHIFASAPYLTLFSSLHTPDPDQD
- the hemE gene encoding uroporphyrinogen decarboxylase; the protein is MAIVNDTLLRAARGEHIDHTPVWYMRQAGRSQPEYRKIKEKYSLEEITHQPELCAYVTKLPVDQYGVDAAILYKDIVTPLPGMGVDVQIKAGIGPVISNPIKTVADIEKLTAMHPEDDIPFVLETIRILTQEQLDVPLIGFAGAPFTLASYMIEGGPSKNYARTKALMVSEPQAWFMLMDKLADTMIAYVTAQVKAGASAIQLFDSWVGALNVSDYRIFIKPVMERIFTELRKLNVPLITFGVGASHLANEWHDLPVDVVGLDWRLSIEEAGQRGLTKPLQGNLDPTLLLADWSVIEERAKVIIEQGVAHGSHIFNLGHGVFPEIEPAKLKKLTELIHTYSAELRATKN
- the hemH gene encoding ferrochelatase, with amino-acid sequence MGKRTMGLLVMAYGTPYKEEDIEPYYTHIRRGRKPAPEQLEDLKNRYEAIGGISPLAHITDGQAQALCDALNQSQDEIEFKLYIGLKHITPFIEDAVEQMDKDGIKEAVTVVLAPHYSTFSVKSYNTRAKEEADKYGISITSVESWYKQPKFLKYWEEKIRETFDGMSDAEREKSVLVVSAHSLPQKIREAGDPYPDQLEETAKLLAEAADVKEYAVGWQSEGQTGEPWLGPDVQDLTRELNEKKGYTSFVYTPVGFVSDHLEVLFDNDYECKVVCDEIGAAYHRPAMPNTDPLFIGAVADAVMEKVNK